In Dehalococcoidia bacterium, a single window of DNA contains:
- a CDS encoding NADH-quinone oxidoreductase subunit D yields the protein MPIKSDLVEVNIGPQHPSTHGVFRMVAVIDGERIVDVKMVVGYLHRSMEKLAEERTYTQNIPFTDRMDYLAAMTGNLGYCLSVEKLSGIEVPERGQYLRTIFAELQRVASHEMATGAFINDCGAWQTPVMWCFRDREKVLDLFEMVCGARITTNYMRIGGVAFDIPEEFLPAVDRLVNDDLPARFEELESLIVGNEIIQMRARDVGVVTPAQAINAALSGPMLRSAGIAWDIRKADPYCVYDRLNFEIPVGYNGDSYDRMVIRIEEMKQSLRIIRQCMHDLPGGPHKNEVPLAIRPPVGEAYSRVESPKGELGFYVVSDGSSAPYRWHVRAPSLINLSVLREMTVGQTIADAIVTLGSIDINVGEVDR from the coding sequence GTGCCGATCAAGTCCGACCTCGTCGAAGTCAACATCGGGCCGCAGCATCCCAGCACGCATGGCGTCTTCCGCATGGTCGCCGTGATCGATGGCGAGCGCATCGTCGATGTGAAGATGGTGGTCGGCTACCTCCATCGCAGCATGGAGAAGCTCGCCGAAGAGCGCACCTACACGCAGAACATCCCGTTCACGGACCGCATGGACTACCTGGCGGCGATGACCGGCAATCTCGGCTACTGCCTCTCCGTCGAAAAGCTCTCCGGCATCGAGGTGCCGGAGCGCGGCCAGTACCTGCGCACGATCTTTGCCGAGTTGCAGCGCGTGGCGAGCCACGAGATGGCAACGGGCGCGTTCATCAACGACTGCGGCGCCTGGCAGACGCCCGTCATGTGGTGCTTCCGCGACCGCGAGAAGGTCCTGGATCTCTTCGAAATGGTGTGCGGCGCCCGCATCACCACCAACTACATGCGCATCGGCGGCGTCGCATTCGATATTCCGGAGGAGTTCCTCCCCGCCGTCGACCGGCTCGTCAACGACGACCTGCCGGCGCGCTTCGAGGAGCTCGAGTCGCTCATCGTCGGCAACGAGATCATCCAGATGCGCGCCCGCGACGTCGGCGTCGTGACGCCCGCGCAGGCGATCAACGCGGCGCTCAGCGGGCCCATGCTGCGCAGCGCCGGCATCGCCTGGGACATCCGCAAGGCCGATCCCTATTGCGTCTACGACCGCCTCAATTTCGAGATCCCGGTCGGCTACAACGGCGACTCGTACGACCGCATGGTGATCCGCATCGAAGAGATGAAGCAGAGCCTGCGCATCATCCGCCAGTGCATGCATGATCTGCCGGGTGGCCCCCACAAGAACGAAGTGCCGCTCGCGATTCGGCCGCCGGTCGGCGAGGCGTACTCGCGCGTCGAATCTCCGAAGGGCGAACTCGGCTTCTACGTCGTCAGCGATGGCAGCTCAGCGCCCTATCGCTGGCACGTGCGCGCGCCTTCGCTGATCAACCTGAGCGTTTTGCGCGAGATGACGGTCGGTCAGACGATCGCCGATGCGATCGTCACGCTCGGCAGCATCGACATCAATGTCGGTGAGGTGGACCGATGA